A region of Necator americanus strain Aroian chromosome I, whole genome shotgun sequence DNA encodes the following proteins:
- a CDS encoding hypothetical protein (NECATOR_CHRI.G1461.T3), which produces MTETSEPARQHHRNEEQDVKRNNEELSRQPRSFSRRKSHIRSVSFCESKTVNTTIQGPAVSRKSDMIRGFICTSFLICIAALYLSPEQEDVLKCLFDLGLSDTQALNYLGCTMGGNCTGCAEKLKNAGVKPKTVVKATNCTQPFCCHQ; this is translated from the exons ATGACAGAGACCTCCGAACCAGCTCGACAACACCATCGCAATGAGGAGCAGGACGTCAAAAGGAACAATGAAGAGCTTAGCCGCCAGCCTAGA TCGTTTTCCCGAAGAAAAAGTCATATTCGTTCCGTTTCGTTTTGCGAGTCAAAAACTGTTAATACTACAATTCAAG GACCAGCAGTTTCGAGGAAGTCAGATATGATTCGTGGGTTCATCTGCACTTCTTTTCTTATCTGTATCGCTGCACTTTATCTGTCGCCGGAGCAGGAAGACGTTCTCAAATGTCTGTTTGATCTTGGACTGTCTGACACTCAAGCTCTAAAT TACCTTGGCTGCACAATGGGTGGAAACTGCACTGGATGTGCAGAGAAGCTGAAAAATGCTGGAGTCAAACCAAAAACAGTGGTGAAGGCAACCAATTGCACGCAACCATTCTGTTGCCATCAATAA
- a CDS encoding hypothetical protein (NECATOR_CHRI.G1462.T1), which produces MTAISGHSGKGLGKRLSKRHKKYRSEPIQGITKPAIRRLARRAGVKRISGLIYAETRDVLRTFLACVIRDAVTYCEHAKRNTVTAMDVVYALKRQGRTLYGFGG; this is translated from the coding sequence ATGACCGCGATCAGTGGACATTCCGGCAAAGGTCTTGGAAAGCGACTCTCGAAACGTCACAAGAAGTACAGAAGCGAGCCAATTCAAGGAATCACGAAACCAGCGATACGTCGACTTGCCCGACGTGCCGGCGTGAAACGCATCTCCGGCCTCATCTATGCAGAGACTCGTGATGTGCTTCGGACATTTCTGGCATGTGTGATTAGAGACGCTGTGACGTACTGTGAGCACGCTAAACGCAATACCGTAACCGCTATGGACGTTGTCTATGCGCTTAAGAGACAAGGACGTACGCTGTACGGTTTTGGAGGATGA